A window of Macrotis lagotis isolate mMagLag1 chromosome 1, bilby.v1.9.chrom.fasta, whole genome shotgun sequence genomic DNA:
AGTGCCCCCTCCCATGACTCTCAGGGCCTCCAATGGTCAGGAAAGAGCCCAGCTCCTATGCCCACTggttccttcccttcccacccactcatacttctgactccagggggGGTGCCTGAGCCCGCTGGCACCCATAGAGCCACTTGATGACCCTGGCGTTTCGTTCCACCACAGATACAGGGGGTTGCCCATCTCTAGACATGCCCACCTCAGAGTCTCCACCGCCACCATCACCCCCACTTGAATCCCACTCACTGCCACCCTCAGAGCTTGGCCGGCCCAGTGGAGGACTGGCATCTGTCTCCCAGGTCTTAGGTGAGAATCTCTCTGCACCCAGCACCTCTACCAGTGCCCGCTCCAACCCACAGTAATTGAAGAAACGTTCTTTTTCAGACAGGGGCAGGGAGCATGTGGGACAAAGGGCTCTCTTGCCCGACTCAGGAGATGTGGGTTGGGAGGTTCCTGGGCCTTTCCCACCTGTGGCCCATCCTGCTCGGGTCACTGGGGCCACACGCTCCACTGGACTGGGGGTTCTGGGAGAATCGGGAGAGGCCCCCTGGAAGAGGCGTCGCACCAGGCTCTGCCCCTTGGCATTTTCCTTATTTACTGCTTTGCAGTCCCTCTTCTGCCGATAGATGATAAGCGAGTCAGGCCTCAGAAGCCGCTTGCCGCTACCTCTTCGA
This region includes:
- the FAM110D gene encoding protein FAM110D, translating into MHSTSLTTQSPTRTPSAVERLEADKAKYVKTQQVIARRQEPALRGGAGPLTPHSCNELESPPSPRPLGPARRGSGKRLLRPDSLIIYRQKRDCKAVNKENAKGQSLVRRLFQGASPDSPRTPSPVERVAPVTRAGWATGGKGPGTSQPTSPESGKRALCPTCSLPLSEKERFFNYCGLERALVEVLGAERFSPKTWETDASPPLGRPSSEGGSEWDSSGGDGGGGDSEVGMSRDGQPPVSVVERNARVIKWLYGCQRAQAPPLESEV